A portion of the uncultured Bacteroides sp. genome contains these proteins:
- the sppA gene encoding signal peptide peptidase SppA — MKDFLKFTLATVTGIILTSVVMFIIGIVTVFSLVSASDSEITVKKNSVMMLDLDGQLVERSSNNIFKELFSSEDPTYGLDDILSSIKKAKENENIKGIYVQASSLGASFASLQEIRDALKDFKSSGKFVVAYGDNYSQKLYYLSSVADKVLLNPKGMIEWRGLASQPIFFKDLLSKIGVEMQIFKVGTYKSAVEPFSATEMSPANREQVGEYIGSIWHQMLTDVSASRKIKVDSLNMYADRALMFHPSEESVKCGLADTLIYKNDVRDYLKKLVKIGKDDNLAMLGLDDMINVKKNTPKDKSGNIIAVYYAFGEIDGAKSRTDDEGIESKQVIEDLRKLKEDKDVKAVVMRVNSPGGSAFGSEQIWQAVSELKKEKPVIVSMGDYAASGGYYISCAANSIVADATTLTGSIGIFGMIPNAKELAGKVGISFDVVKTNKFADFGNIMRGMNTDEQALMQMMINQGYDLFLTRCAEGRKMTKAKMEKIAEGRVWTGAKAKQIGLVDELGGINKAIEIAVKKAKIDAYTIVDYPDKKDFLTELLDMKPTNYIETRLMKSQLGDFYKEFGLLKNLEGSNFLQARVPFELNIK; from the coding sequence ATGAAAGATTTCTTAAAATTCACCCTTGCTACAGTAACCGGCATCATACTAACAAGTGTTGTGATGTTCATCATCGGCATCGTTACTGTTTTCAGTTTGGTATCTGCTTCTGATTCTGAAATAACAGTAAAGAAGAACTCGGTTATGATGCTTGATCTTGATGGTCAGCTAGTTGAACGTAGTTCCAATAATATATTTAAGGAGCTGTTCAGCAGTGAAGATCCCACTTATGGATTGGATGATATCTTATCTTCTATAAAGAAGGCCAAAGAAAACGAGAATATAAAAGGGATCTACGTACAAGCTTCTTCTCTTGGAGCTTCGTTCGCTTCTCTACAAGAAATTCGCGATGCACTGAAGGATTTCAAATCTTCCGGTAAATTCGTCGTAGCCTATGGCGATAATTATTCGCAAAAACTGTATTATCTTTCGAGTGTAGCCGATAAAGTTTTGCTTAATCCCAAGGGGATGATTGAATGGAGAGGATTGGCATCGCAACCTATTTTCTTCAAAGATCTATTGAGTAAAATAGGCGTTGAAATGCAGATATTCAAAGTTGGTACTTATAAATCGGCTGTAGAACCGTTTTCAGCTACGGAAATGAGTCCGGCTAACCGTGAACAGGTGGGTGAATACATCGGTTCTATCTGGCACCAAATGCTGACTGACGTTTCTGCCTCACGCAAAATAAAGGTTGACTCCTTAAATATGTATGCAGACCGTGCGTTGATGTTCCATCCTTCAGAAGAAAGTGTGAAGTGCGGACTGGCTGATACATTAATATATAAGAATGATGTACGCGACTATTTAAAGAAATTAGTTAAGATCGGAAAAGACGATAATCTGGCTATGTTAGGCTTGGACGACATGATTAACGTGAAAAAGAATACGCCGAAAGATAAAAGTGGAAATATCATAGCCGTGTACTATGCTTTTGGCGAGATAGACGGTGCGAAGAGTAGAACTGATGATGAAGGAATTGAGTCTAAACAAGTTATCGAAGATCTACGCAAGCTAAAAGAAGATAAAGACGTAAAAGCAGTTGTGATGCGTGTAAATTCACCAGGTGGAAGTGCTTTCGGATCGGAACAAATATGGCAAGCTGTCTCTGAACTGAAAAAAGAGAAACCGGTTATTGTGTCTATGGGAGATTATGCCGCTTCTGGTGGTTACTACATCTCATGTGCCGCCAATAGCATTGTGGCAGACGCCACCACACTTACCGGTTCCATCGGAATCTTCGGAATGATACCAAATGCCAAAGAACTGGCAGGCAAAGTGGGGATAAGCTTTGATGTAGTGAAAACAAATAAATTTGCCGACTTCGGCAACATTATGCGTGGAATGAACACCGACGAACAAGCATTGATGCAGATGATGATAAATCAAGGATATGATCTCTTCCTGACACGCTGCGCCGAAGGACGAAAAATGACGAAAGCTAAGATGGAGAAGATTGCCGAAGGACGTGTGTGGACGGGTGCGAAGGCAAAACAAATCGGATTGGTTGACGAACTTGGCGGCATAAATAAAGCCATAGAGATTGCAGTGAAGAAAGCGAAAATAGACGCCTATACCATTGTAGACTATCCGGACAAGAAAGATTTCCTCACTGAATTGCTCGACATGAAGCCGACTAACTATATCGAAACTCGCTTGATGAAAAGTCAACTTGGCGATTTCTACAAAGAATTCGGACTATTAAAGAATCTGGAAGGAAGCAACTTCTTGCAAGCACGCGTACCTTTCGAGTTGAATATAAAATAA
- a CDS encoding 2-isopropylmalate synthase produces the protein MSDRLFIFDTTLRDGEQVPGCQLNTVEKIQVAKALEALGVDVIEAGFPISSPGDFNSVIEISKAVTWPTICALTRAVEKDIDVAVEALKYAKRKRIHTGIGTSDSHIKYKFNSNREEIIERAVAAVKYARRFVDDVEFYAEDAGRTDNEYLARVIEAVIKAGATVVNIPDTTGYCLPSEYGAKIKYLVDHVDGIDRATISTHCHNDLGMATANTMSGVLNGARQVEVTINGIGERAGNTALEEVVMILKSHHDIQIDTNINTQKIYPISRMVSSLMNMPVQANKAIVGRNAFAHSSGIHQDGVLKNMETYEIINPKDVGIDDNSIVLTARSGRAALKHRFSSLGVELTQENLDKVYEEFLKLADRKKDIHDDDILVLAGAERTLNHRIKLEHLQVTSGVGVRAVASIGLNVSGEKFEGTASGNGPVDAAIKALKKIIDRKMTLKEFTIQAISKGSDDVGKVHMQVEYDGQVYYGFGANTDIVAASVEAYIDCINKFVNKD, from the coding sequence ATGAGTGACAGATTATTTATTTTTGATACCACACTTCGTGATGGTGAACAAGTGCCAGGCTGTCAATTGAACACTGTTGAGAAGATTCAGGTGGCAAAGGCGTTGGAGGCATTAGGGGTGGATGTGATTGAAGCCGGCTTTCCTATCTCCAGTCCCGGCGATTTTAATTCTGTAATTGAGATATCAAAGGCAGTGACCTGGCCAACAATATGCGCGCTGACTCGTGCGGTAGAAAAAGACATTGACGTGGCAGTAGAAGCACTGAAATATGCAAAACGTAAACGTATACATACGGGAATTGGTACTTCGGATTCTCACATCAAGTACAAATTCAATTCTAATCGGGAAGAGATTATAGAGCGTGCCGTGGCGGCAGTAAAGTATGCACGTAGGTTTGTGGATGATGTGGAGTTCTATGCAGAGGATGCCGGACGTACTGATAATGAGTATTTGGCGCGAGTAATTGAAGCGGTGATTAAAGCCGGTGCCACAGTGGTTAATATCCCCGATACTACGGGATATTGCTTACCTTCTGAGTATGGAGCGAAAATTAAATATCTGGTGGATCATGTCGATGGAATAGATAGAGCGACTATATCTACACATTGTCATAATGATCTGGGTATGGCTACTGCCAATACGATGAGCGGGGTACTGAATGGAGCACGCCAAGTGGAAGTGACCATTAACGGTATTGGCGAACGTGCCGGAAATACTGCTTTGGAAGAGGTGGTGATGATTCTTAAAAGTCACCACGATATTCAAATTGACACGAATATTAATACGCAAAAAATATATCCTATTAGCCGAATGGTATCCAGCTTAATGAATATGCCGGTACAAGCTAATAAGGCTATCGTAGGAAGAAATGCGTTTGCTCATTCATCAGGAATACATCAGGATGGTGTACTGAAGAATATGGAAACTTATGAAATTATTAATCCCAAGGATGTGGGCATTGATGATAATTCGATCGTGCTTACTGCCCGGAGTGGTCGTGCTGCTTTGAAACATCGCTTTTCTTCGTTAGGTGTGGAACTTACTCAAGAAAATTTGGATAAGGTTTATGAAGAATTTCTTAAATTAGCCGACCGAAAGAAAGATATTCATGACGATGACATTTTGGTACTTGCGGGTGCTGAGCGGACTTTGAATCATCGTATCAAACTTGAGCATTTGCAGGTGACTAGTGGGGTGGGCGTAAGAGCTGTTGCTAGTATTGGTTTGAATGTATCGGGTGAGAAGTTTGAAGGTACGGCAAGCGGAAATGGTCCTGTAGACGCCGCTATAAAAGCATTAAAGAAGATTATTGACCGTAAAATGACATTGAAGGAATTTACGATTCAGGCTATTAGTAAAGGTAGTGATGATGTAGGTAAAGTACACATGCAAGTGGAATATGACGGACAAGTATATTATGGTTTCGGTGCAAATACGGATATCGTTGCAGCATCTGTAGAAGCTTATATTGATTGTATTAATAAATTTGTAAATAAGGATTAA
- the leuC gene encoding 3-isopropylmalate dehydratase large subunit: MNTLFDKIWDSHVVAKVEDGPTQLYIDRLYCHEVTSPQAFAGLRARGIKVFRPEKVYCMPDHNTPTHDQDKPIEDTISKTQVDTLTKNATDFGLTHFGMMNPKNGIIHVVGPERGLTLPGMTIVCGDSHTSTHGALGTVAFGIGTSEVEMVLSSQCILQSKPKTMRISVEGKLNEGVTAKDVALYIISKVTTGGATGYFVEYAGEAIYSLSMEGRLTLCNLSIEMGARGGIIAPDDAAIEYLRNREYAPKGEEWDKAVAYWKTLKSDADAVFDKDVLFHAEDIEPMITYGTNPGMGMGITENIPVMESVPEAGRISYAKSLEYMGLEAGQSLLGKKIDYVFLGSCTNGRIEDFRVFASLVKGKKKAADVVAWLVPGSWEVDKQIRREGLDKIFEEAGFALRQPGCSACLAMNDDKVPAGKYAVSTSNRNFEGRQGPGARTLLASPLVAAAAAVTGVITDPRKLM, from the coding sequence ATGAATACATTGTTTGATAAAATCTGGGACTCTCACGTTGTGGCAAAGGTTGAGGATGGTCCTACACAACTTTATATTGACAGACTTTACTGTCATGAGGTAACTAGCCCACAAGCATTTGCGGGATTACGTGCCAGAGGTATTAAGGTTTTTCGTCCTGAAAAAGTATATTGCATGCCCGATCATAATACGCCGACGCATGATCAGGATAAGCCTATCGAAGACACGATCTCTAAAACTCAAGTGGATACGTTGACTAAAAATGCAACAGACTTTGGATTGACTCACTTCGGAATGATGAATCCTAAGAATGGAATTATTCATGTGGTAGGTCCCGAAAGAGGTCTTACATTACCTGGTATGACTATTGTTTGCGGAGATTCGCATACATCTACTCACGGGGCTCTTGGAACAGTTGCTTTTGGGATTGGAACGAGTGAAGTTGAGATGGTACTCTCTTCACAATGTATCTTGCAATCCAAGCCCAAAACGATGCGCATTTCTGTGGAAGGAAAGTTGAATGAAGGTGTAACAGCTAAAGACGTAGCTCTTTATATCATCTCAAAAGTAACTACCGGTGGCGCTACAGGATATTTTGTAGAATATGCCGGTGAAGCGATTTATAGTTTGAGTATGGAAGGTCGTTTGACTCTTTGCAACTTGAGTATTGAAATGGGCGCTCGTGGAGGAATAATTGCTCCGGATGATGCAGCCATCGAATATCTTCGTAACCGCGAATATGCACCTAAAGGTGAGGAGTGGGATAAAGCAGTAGCCTATTGGAAAACGCTGAAGAGTGATGCGGATGCGGTGTTTGATAAAGATGTGCTTTTTCATGCAGAAGACATTGAACCAATGATTACTTACGGAACAAATCCGGGTATGGGAATGGGAATCACCGAGAACATTCCTGTAATGGAAAGTGTGCCTGAAGCCGGGCGTATCTCGTATGCTAAATCGCTTGAATATATGGGTTTGGAAGCAGGTCAATCATTGTTAGGAAAGAAAATAGATTACGTATTCCTTGGCTCATGTACAAACGGACGTATTGAAGATTTCCGTGTGTTCGCTTCTTTGGTGAAAGGAAAGAAGAAAGCTGCTGATGTTGTTGCGTGGTTGGTTCCAGGATCTTGGGAAGTGGACAAGCAGATACGCAGAGAGGGATTGGATAAGATTTTTGAAGAAGCAGGTTTCGCATTGCGTCAACCTGGTTGTTCAGCTTGTTTGGCCATGAATGATGACAAAGTGCCAGCCGGAAAATATGCGGTGTCTACATCAAACCGTAACTTTGAAGGTCGTCAGGGCCCCGGAGCACGTACCTTGTTGGCTAGTCCACTGGTTGCTGCTGCAGCAGCTGTAACAGGAGTAATTACCGACCCTCGTAAGTTAATGTAA
- the leuD gene encoding 3-isopropylmalate dehydratase small subunit: MKEKFNITTSTCVPLPLENVDTDQIIPARFLKATTKEGFGDNLFRDWRYDKQDNEIESFVLNNPIYSGKILVAGKNFGSGSSREHAAWAIAGYGFRIVVSSFFADIFRNNALNNFVLPVVVSDAFLAGLFESIQKDPKMEVEVNLPAQTITNKATGASEYFDINSYKKLCLENGLDDIDFLLSNKDKIEAWENK, encoded by the coding sequence ATGAAAGAAAAATTCAATATTACCACTTCCACATGCGTTCCTCTTCCTTTAGAGAATGTGGATACAGACCAAATTATTCCTGCCCGCTTTTTGAAAGCAACAACGAAAGAAGGTTTCGGAGATAATTTATTTCGAGATTGGAGATATGACAAACAAGATAATGAAATAGAATCTTTTGTCTTAAACAACCCTATCTATAGCGGTAAAATTCTTGTTGCCGGAAAGAATTTTGGTTCCGGATCGAGTAGGGAGCATGCTGCATGGGCTATTGCCGGATATGGCTTTCGCATCGTGGTATCAAGTTTCTTTGCTGATATCTTCAGAAATAATGCCTTGAATAATTTTGTGCTGCCGGTAGTGGTGAGCGATGCATTTCTTGCCGGACTCTTTGAATCTATTCAGAAAGATCCAAAGATGGAAGTGGAGGTAAATCTTCCTGCTCAAACCATAACGAATAAGGCCACAGGTGCTAGTGAATACTTTGATATCAATTCTTATAAGAAGCTTTGCCTTGAGAATGGTTTGGATGACATAGACTTCTTGTTGTCCAATAAGGATAAGATTGAAGCATGGGAAAACAAGTAA